A genomic window from Amia ocellicauda isolate fAmiCal2 chromosome 15, fAmiCal2.hap1, whole genome shotgun sequence includes:
- the LOC136771980 gene encoding ALX homeobox protein 1 isoform X1 — MSGLGELHLELEPLQKEKAQSQGRTMYVGSSKTLSYSIDEILRKPSYFGSVGLQDTFCGNTAGQPFSKEKDTDFNKEPVEQWQFSQELKGDRCGKKISSPHTVNRQTDQHFSQRTVAMSHCPPLSPREEQQHQKENMLGGIHSDMLECHSLHVNKKGRRRIRTIFSPEQLEELEKIFQITHYPDVYTRDQIATKTKLPEGRVQIWFQNRRAKWRKFEKLENFGDLQHMTEVDVLPAPRSRLQIDGIRPPKPPTVSFLPEVSPFLPGVHPLLPKFLPTGFPHHYFMPYQNTSARSLTKLYPHVLLYYLPPRSPHFFHQFHPTLKKTFT; from the exons ATGAGTGGGTTGGGGGAGCTACATTTGGAATTGGAGCCACTACAGAAAGAGAAAGCGCAAAGTCAAGGAAGAACAATGTATGTTGGTTCCTCCAAAACACTCTCCTACTCTATTGATGAAATTTTAAGAAAGCCCTCTTACTTTGGATCTGTGGGACTGCAAGACACATTTTGTGGGAATACTGCTGGCCAGCCATTCTCTAAGGAAAAAGACACCGATTTCAACAAAG AGCCTGTTGAACAATGGCAATTCTCACAGGAGCTGAAGGGAGACCGTTGTGGAAAGAAGATCTCAAGTCCGCACACTgttaacagacaaacagaccaacATTTTTCACAGAGAACAGTGGCCATGAGTCACTGCCCTCCTTTGAGTCCTAGAGAGGAACAGCAGCACCAGAAAGAGAACATGTTGGGTGGGATTCATAGTGATATGTTGGAGTGTCATTCCCTGCATG TGAACAAAAAGGGGCGTCGCAGAATACGGACCATCTTCTCACCTGAACAGCTAGAGGAACTGGAGAAGATATTCCAGATCACCCACTACCCTGATGTCTACACCAGAGATCAGATTGCCACAAAGACGAAGCTCCCAGAGGGTAGAGTCCAG ATCTGGTTCCAGAATCGCAGGGCCAAATGGAGAAAGTTTGAGAAACTGGAGAACTTCGGGGATCTTCAGCACATGACTGAGGTGGATGTGTTGCCAGCACCCAGGTCCAGGCTACAA ATTGATGGAATTCGGCCACCAAAACCCCCAACAGTGTCGTTCCTGCCTGAGGTATCTCCCTTCCTACCTGGGGTACACCCCCTTCTTCCAAAATTCCTGCCTACTGGATTCCCTCACCACTACTTCATGCCCTATCAAAACACTTCTGCCCGAAGCCTCACCAAGCTATATCCTCATGTCCTTTTATACTATCTGCCTCCAAGATCCCCCCACTTTTTCCATCAGTTCCATCCAACATTGAAGAAAACCTTCACCTGA
- the LOC136771980 gene encoding retina and anterior neural fold homeobox protein 2 isoform X2, whose product MSHCPPLSPREEQQHQKENMLGGIHSDMLECHSLHVNKKGRRRIRTIFSPEQLEELEKIFQITHYPDVYTRDQIATKTKLPEGRVQIWFQNRRAKWRKFEKLENFGDLQHMTEVDVLPAPRSRLQIDGIRPPKPPTVSFLPEVSPFLPGVHPLLPKFLPTGFPHHYFMPYQNTSARSLTKLYPHVLLYYLPPRSPHFFHQFHPTLKKTFT is encoded by the exons ATGAGTCACTGCCCTCCTTTGAGTCCTAGAGAGGAACAGCAGCACCAGAAAGAGAACATGTTGGGTGGGATTCATAGTGATATGTTGGAGTGTCATTCCCTGCATG TGAACAAAAAGGGGCGTCGCAGAATACGGACCATCTTCTCACCTGAACAGCTAGAGGAACTGGAGAAGATATTCCAGATCACCCACTACCCTGATGTCTACACCAGAGATCAGATTGCCACAAAGACGAAGCTCCCAGAGGGTAGAGTCCAG ATCTGGTTCCAGAATCGCAGGGCCAAATGGAGAAAGTTTGAGAAACTGGAGAACTTCGGGGATCTTCAGCACATGACTGAGGTGGATGTGTTGCCAGCACCCAGGTCCAGGCTACAA ATTGATGGAATTCGGCCACCAAAACCCCCAACAGTGTCGTTCCTGCCTGAGGTATCTCCCTTCCTACCTGGGGTACACCCCCTTCTTCCAAAATTCCTGCCTACTGGATTCCCTCACCACTACTTCATGCCCTATCAAAACACTTCTGCCCGAAGCCTCACCAAGCTATATCCTCATGTCCTTTTATACTATCTGCCTCCAAGATCCCCCCACTTTTTCCATCAGTTCCATCCAACATTGAAGAAAACCTTCACCTGA